From Myxococcus stipitatus, one genomic window encodes:
- a CDS encoding PLP-dependent aminotransferase family protein produces MARNSRSVFSVDVSGLEPSREQSVSARIRDRLRTAIRSGALVGNARLPSSRTLARDFGVARNTVDDALGQLVSEGYIVRRRGSGSFVSPRLPEHDAPPLVPEREAEGAGAAVTRPRLSHRALSLRTHPGHSSPARSIPFTPSLPPLRHFPRDVWRRLLGREAARPGSDYWGYGASNGLPALREAIAAHASAMRAVRCTPEQVVVVTSTQQAVELAGKALADPGDRAWMELPGYPPVRHCLRAVGVDVVDVPVDDEGLEVDAGRRLAPDARLAYVTPAHQYPLGCEMSLARRKALLAWAREAGAYVLEDDYDGDYRYEGRPIASLQGMDDAGRVVYVGSFNKLLFPGLRLAYAIVPEALVGAFIDVKHVADGHTALLTQGVLAAFIQEGHLARHLRRARATYDERRRAFLEEAAVLDPWLEFGPARAGMHVTARFREHLAGRVDDKAVSEACAREGIEVHPLSRYGATGRGGLVFGFAGATRAATRTGLQAVRRVLEGRAQRGIA; encoded by the coding sequence ATGGCCAGGAACTCACGGTCCGTCTTCTCCGTCGACGTGTCGGGGTTGGAGCCCTCGCGCGAGCAGTCCGTCTCCGCCCGCATCCGCGACAGGCTGCGCACCGCCATCCGGAGCGGGGCCCTCGTGGGCAACGCGCGCCTGCCGTCCAGCCGCACGCTGGCGCGCGACTTCGGCGTGGCGAGGAACACCGTGGACGACGCGCTCGGACAGCTCGTCTCCGAGGGCTACATCGTGCGGCGACGCGGCTCCGGCAGCTTCGTGTCGCCCCGGCTCCCCGAGCATGACGCCCCGCCGCTCGTCCCCGAACGCGAGGCGGAGGGGGCGGGCGCGGCGGTGACGCGGCCCCGCCTGTCCCATCGCGCCCTGTCGCTGCGGACCCATCCCGGGCACTCCTCGCCCGCCCGGTCGATTCCCTTCACACCCTCGCTCCCTCCCCTCCGGCATTTCCCGCGCGACGTCTGGAGACGGCTGCTGGGCCGCGAGGCCGCGCGTCCCGGGAGCGACTACTGGGGCTATGGCGCGAGCAATGGCCTGCCCGCACTGCGCGAGGCGATCGCCGCCCACGCCTCCGCCATGCGCGCGGTGCGGTGCACCCCGGAGCAGGTCGTGGTGGTGACGAGCACGCAGCAGGCCGTGGAGCTCGCGGGCAAGGCGCTCGCGGACCCGGGCGACCGCGCCTGGATGGAGCTGCCCGGCTATCCACCGGTGCGGCACTGCTTGCGCGCGGTGGGCGTGGACGTCGTCGACGTGCCCGTGGACGACGAAGGGTTGGAGGTCGACGCGGGACGTCGGCTGGCTCCGGACGCCCGCCTGGCGTACGTCACGCCCGCTCACCAGTATCCGCTGGGGTGCGAGATGTCGCTGGCGCGAAGGAAGGCGCTGCTCGCCTGGGCGCGCGAGGCCGGCGCCTACGTCCTCGAGGACGACTACGACGGCGACTATCGCTACGAGGGACGTCCCATCGCCTCCCTCCAGGGCATGGATGACGCGGGGCGCGTCGTCTACGTGGGCAGCTTCAACAAGCTGCTCTTCCCGGGGTTGAGGTTGGCGTACGCCATCGTCCCGGAGGCCCTGGTGGGCGCGTTCATCGACGTGAAGCACGTGGCGGATGGCCACACGGCGCTGCTGACGCAGGGGGTGCTGGCGGCGTTCATCCAGGAGGGGCACCTGGCCCGTCACCTGCGCAGGGCGCGCGCCACCTATGACGAGCGGAGGCGGGCCTTCCTGGAGGAGGCGGCCGTCCTCGACCCGTGGTTGGAGTTCGGTCCGGCGAGGGCCGGCATGCACGTCACCGCCCGGTTTCGGGAGCACCTCGCGGGCCGCGTCGACGACAAGGCGGTCAGCGAGGCCTGTGCCCGCGAGGGTATCGAGGTCCACCCGCTCTCACGCTATGGGGCCACGGGGCGGGGAGGGCTCGTCTTCGGTTTCGCGGGGGCCACTCGCGCCGCCACGCGCACGGGCCTCCAGGCCGTGCGGCGGGTGCTCGAGGGCCGTGCTCAGCGGGGAATCGCGTAG
- a CDS encoding PaaI family thioesterase, with amino-acid sequence MATQQEVSAFIAAEFPQTRVHVLEVGNRSATVAHDITVAELRPGGTVSGPVLMATADLALYAAILGEIGIVPLTVTTSLNFNFMRKPSADRRIIGVCKLLKLGRTLAVGEVSLYSEGLPEPVAHAVGTYAIPR; translated from the coding sequence ATGGCAACCCAGCAAGAGGTCTCGGCTTTCATCGCCGCGGAGTTTCCGCAGACACGGGTCCATGTCCTGGAAGTGGGCAACCGGTCGGCGACCGTGGCGCATGACATCACCGTCGCGGAGCTGCGGCCTGGCGGCACCGTTTCGGGGCCGGTGCTCATGGCCACCGCCGACCTGGCGCTCTACGCCGCCATCCTCGGTGAGATTGGCATCGTCCCGCTCACCGTCACCACGAGCCTGAACTTCAACTTCATGCGCAAGCCCTCCGCGGACCGCCGCATCATCGGCGTGTGCAAGCTGCTGAAGCTCGGTCGGACGCTCGCCGTGGGCGAGGTGTCGCTCTACTCCGAGGGCCTCCCGGAGCCGGTGGCCCACGCCGTGGGCACCTACGCGATTCCCCGCTGA
- a CDS encoding serine hydrolase domain-containing protein, with amino-acid sequence MVEVRGVVAGLLVLVPWLVVAAPARVDPAEALIGVWGSERVLGPQVRGELTLVRRGEVWRARIAGFDAPARVEGRKVSVVLPGGQGELRGALTEDGQRVTGHWIQPRVDMSGMKFATPVTLGALQPGVWRGDVSPLEDRFSLYLVVRKQEDGAVVAFIRNPERNFGNRLLFRVGLQEGVVRLTPVAGRVQLEGTYDAAAGRLSLLVPALDQTFDFTRRGRDQAVGLYARTPSPGPYVYQPPIAEADGWATASLDEVGMAVEPVRQLVQGILDQEPGPESAPAIQGLLIARHGKLVVEEYFQGFDKERPHDLRSAAKSYASVLIGIALEHGAPFTVDTPVVSLFPEYKGALKQLDARKRRLTVAHLMSMSTGLACDDDDPASPGNEDRLDESVPDWYRYTLDLPMVADPGKQGVYCSANINLLGGVLRNTTRRWIPEFFHEHLATPLQLRDYHLDLMPDGEQYLGGGIYMRPRDALKLGQLYLSGGTWNGRRVVSQRWVERSTAKHATMSDGRTYGYSWWRHELKVGDRVYSQYEASGNGGQLVMVVPELDLVVMFTAANYNHVSIWRKFREELLPRYILAAVERG; translated from the coding sequence ATGGTGGAAGTGCGAGGCGTCGTGGCGGGCCTCCTGGTGTTGGTTCCCTGGCTGGTCGTCGCCGCGCCCGCACGGGTGGATCCCGCGGAGGCGCTCATCGGGGTGTGGGGAAGCGAGCGCGTCCTCGGGCCCCAGGTCCGAGGGGAGCTGACCCTGGTCCGCCGGGGGGAGGTGTGGCGCGCGCGCATCGCGGGCTTCGACGCCCCGGCCCGCGTGGAGGGGCGGAAGGTGAGCGTGGTCCTTCCCGGCGGACAGGGCGAGCTGCGCGGCGCCCTGACGGAGGATGGCCAACGCGTCACGGGACATTGGATCCAGCCACGGGTGGACATGAGCGGCATGAAGTTCGCCACGCCGGTGACGCTGGGCGCGCTCCAGCCAGGGGTCTGGCGCGGCGACGTGTCTCCCCTGGAGGATCGCTTCTCGCTGTATCTCGTCGTCCGCAAGCAGGAGGACGGCGCCGTGGTCGCGTTCATCCGCAACCCGGAGCGCAACTTCGGCAACAGGCTGTTGTTCCGTGTCGGACTCCAGGAGGGCGTCGTGCGGCTCACGCCTGTCGCGGGCCGCGTCCAGCTCGAGGGCACGTACGACGCGGCGGCGGGGCGGTTGTCCCTCCTCGTCCCGGCGTTGGACCAGACCTTCGACTTCACCCGGCGCGGCCGCGACCAGGCCGTGGGGCTCTACGCGCGCACGCCCTCGCCGGGCCCGTATGTGTACCAGCCCCCCATCGCGGAGGCCGACGGCTGGGCGACGGCCTCGCTCGACGAGGTGGGCATGGCGGTGGAGCCCGTCCGTCAGCTGGTGCAGGGCATCCTCGACCAGGAGCCGGGCCCGGAGTCCGCGCCCGCCATCCAGGGCCTGCTCATCGCGCGGCATGGGAAGCTCGTCGTCGAGGAGTACTTCCAGGGCTTCGACAAGGAGCGCCCGCACGACCTGCGCTCCGCGGCGAAGAGCTATGCCTCCGTGTTGATCGGCATCGCCCTGGAGCATGGCGCGCCGTTCACCGTGGACACGCCCGTCGTCTCGCTGTTCCCCGAGTACAAGGGCGCGCTGAAGCAACTGGACGCACGCAAGCGCCGGCTCACCGTCGCGCACCTCATGTCGATGTCCACGGGGCTGGCCTGTGATGACGACGACCCCGCCTCCCCGGGGAACGAGGATCGGCTCGATGAGAGCGTGCCGGACTGGTACCGGTACACGCTGGACCTTCCCATGGTGGCCGACCCCGGCAAGCAGGGCGTGTATTGCTCCGCGAACATCAACCTGCTGGGCGGGGTGCTGCGCAACACCACCCGGCGATGGATTCCGGAGTTCTTCCACGAGCACCTCGCCACGCCGCTCCAACTGCGCGACTACCACCTCGACCTGATGCCCGACGGCGAGCAATACCTGGGCGGTGGCATCTACATGCGCCCGCGCGACGCGCTGAAGCTCGGTCAGCTCTACCTGTCCGGAGGGACCTGGAACGGCCGGCGCGTGGTGAGCCAGCGCTGGGTGGAGCGCTCCACGGCGAAGCACGCGACGATGTCGGACGGGCGGACCTACGGCTACTCCTGGTGGCGGCACGAGCTGAAGGTGGGGGACCGCGTGTACTCGCAATACGAGGCCAGCGGAAATGGCGGCCAGCTGGTGATGGTGGTCCCCGAACTGGACCTCGTCGTGATGTTCACCGCGGCCAACTACAACCACGTGTCCATCTGGCGGAAGTTCCGCGAGGAGCTGCTGCCCCGCTACATCCTCGCCGCCGTCGAGCGGGGGTGA